The proteins below come from a single Pseudarthrobacter sp. SSS035 genomic window:
- the gcl gene encoding glyoxylate carboligase, protein MTKMRTVDAAVAILVKEGAIEAFGLPGAAINPFYSAMRKNGGVRHTLARHVEGASHMADGYSRAKDGNIGICIGTSGPAGTDMITGLYAAWADSIPMLCITGQAPVAKLHKEDFQAVDIQTIAAPVTKMSMTIMEPGQVPGAFQKAFQLMRSGRPGPVLLDLPFDVQMAEIEFDIDAYEPIVVQKPTASRKQLEKALDMLTAAERPLIVAGGGIINAGASAQLVELAELLNVPVIPTLMGWGTIPDDHVLMAGMVGLQTSHRYGNETMLASDFVIGIGNRWANRHTGGLDTYTAGRKFVHIDIEPTQIGRVFSPDLGIASDAGAALDGLIELARERQAAKSLPDYAGWVSECTARKGSLQRKTHFENVPIKPQRVYEEMNKAFGKDTTYVSTIGLSQIAGAQLLHVFGPRKWINAGQAGPLGWTAPAALGVVRGKPDETVVALSGDYDFQFMIEELAVGAQFNLPYIHVVVNNSYLGLIRQSQRGFEMEQNVSLAFENINSPETNGYGVDHVKVAEGLGCKAIRVENPSDLPAAFDKAKALMGEFKVPVVVEVILEKVTNISMGVEINGVNEFEELAERGEDAPTAIIALLD, encoded by the coding sequence ATGACTAAGATGCGCACCGTTGACGCTGCCGTCGCAATCCTGGTTAAGGAAGGCGCCATTGAGGCGTTCGGCCTGCCAGGCGCGGCAATCAACCCGTTCTACTCGGCAATGCGGAAGAACGGGGGCGTCCGCCACACGCTGGCCCGCCACGTAGAAGGCGCCAGCCACATGGCGGACGGCTACTCCCGGGCCAAGGATGGCAACATCGGCATCTGTATCGGCACCTCGGGCCCTGCCGGCACGGACATGATCACCGGGCTGTACGCGGCCTGGGCGGATTCCATCCCCATGCTCTGCATCACCGGCCAGGCCCCTGTTGCCAAGCTGCACAAGGAAGACTTCCAGGCCGTGGACATCCAGACCATCGCCGCCCCCGTCACCAAGATGTCCATGACCATCATGGAGCCCGGCCAGGTTCCGGGTGCCTTCCAGAAGGCCTTCCAGCTGATGCGCTCCGGCCGTCCGGGCCCGGTCCTGCTGGACCTGCCGTTCGATGTGCAGATGGCCGAGATCGAATTCGACATCGACGCCTACGAGCCCATCGTTGTCCAGAAGCCCACGGCCAGCCGCAAGCAGCTGGAAAAGGCGCTGGACATGCTGACCGCAGCCGAGCGCCCGCTGATCGTGGCCGGCGGCGGCATCATCAACGCCGGCGCCTCCGCGCAGCTGGTGGAACTGGCCGAACTGCTGAACGTTCCGGTCATCCCCACTCTGATGGGCTGGGGCACCATCCCGGACGACCACGTCCTGATGGCCGGCATGGTGGGCCTGCAGACCAGCCACCGCTACGGCAACGAGACCATGCTGGCCTCCGACTTCGTGATCGGCATCGGCAACCGCTGGGCCAACCGCCACACCGGCGGCCTGGACACCTACACGGCCGGCCGCAAGTTCGTGCACATCGACATCGAGCCCACGCAGATCGGCCGCGTGTTCTCGCCGGACCTGGGCATCGCGTCCGACGCCGGTGCGGCGCTGGACGGGCTGATTGAACTGGCACGCGAGCGCCAGGCAGCGAAGTCCCTGCCGGACTACGCCGGCTGGGTTTCCGAATGCACCGCACGCAAGGGCTCCCTGCAGCGCAAGACGCACTTCGAGAACGTGCCGATCAAGCCGCAGCGTGTGTACGAGGAGATGAACAAGGCGTTCGGCAAGGACACCACCTACGTGTCCACCATCGGCCTGTCGCAGATCGCCGGTGCACAGCTGCTGCACGTTTTCGGCCCGCGCAAGTGGATCAACGCCGGCCAGGCAGGCCCCCTGGGCTGGACCGCCCCGGCCGCCCTCGGCGTCGTTCGCGGCAAGCCGGACGAGACCGTTGTTGCCCTGTCCGGTGACTACGACTTCCAGTTCATGATCGAAGAGCTGGCCGTGGGCGCGCAGTTCAACCTGCCGTACATCCACGTGGTGGTGAACAACTCGTACCTGGGCCTGATCCGCCAGTCGCAGCGCGGCTTCGAGATGGAACAGAACGTGTCCCTGGCGTTCGAGAACATCAACTCGCCGGAGACCAACGGCTACGGCGTGGATCACGTCAAGGTGGCCGAGGGCCTGGGCTGCAAGGCCATCCGCGTGGAAAACCCGTCCGATCTGCCGGCGGCCTTCGACAAGGCCAAGGCACTGATGGGCGAGTTCAAGGTTCCCGTGGTGGTTGAAGTGATCCTGGAAAAGGTCACCAACATCTCCATGGGCGTTGAAATCAACGGCGTGAACGAATTCGAAGAGCTGGCCGAACGCGGCGAGGACGCCCCCACCGCCATCATCGCCCTGCTGGACTAG
- a CDS encoding threonine/serine dehydratase — MITRTDVDEAAARIAGRIRVTPVLAADRGQFPGEVWLKCEFMQHTGTFKARGAFNRVLACRERGELKDDVGIVVASGGNAGLANAYAAREAGVPATVFVPESAPAVKVKKLWAIGANVVQRGAEYSEAYDAAMAYAAETGAVYCHAYDQAEIAAGAGTIGTELLEQLGDVDTVVVAVGGGGLMAGVAAAVEGRAKVVGVESETTPTLHAALAAGTPVDVAVSGIAADSLGARQIGRIGFDVAVRTGVRAVLVSDEDIVAARSLLWEQYRIIVEHGAATAFAALHAGAYVPADGERVAVILCGANTDPATV, encoded by the coding sequence ATGATCACACGCACCGACGTCGACGAAGCCGCTGCCCGGATTGCGGGGAGGATCCGCGTCACGCCCGTGCTGGCGGCAGACCGCGGCCAGTTCCCCGGCGAGGTGTGGCTCAAATGCGAGTTCATGCAGCACACCGGCACCTTCAAGGCGCGGGGTGCGTTCAACCGGGTCCTGGCCTGCCGGGAGCGCGGCGAGCTGAAGGACGACGTCGGCATCGTGGTGGCCTCCGGCGGCAACGCCGGCCTGGCCAACGCCTACGCTGCCAGGGAAGCCGGCGTACCCGCCACCGTGTTCGTGCCCGAGTCCGCCCCCGCCGTGAAGGTCAAGAAGCTCTGGGCCATCGGCGCCAACGTAGTCCAGCGCGGGGCCGAATACTCCGAGGCCTACGACGCCGCCATGGCCTACGCCGCCGAAACCGGCGCGGTCTACTGCCACGCCTACGACCAGGCCGAGATCGCAGCCGGGGCCGGCACCATCGGAACCGAGCTGCTGGAGCAGCTGGGCGACGTGGACACCGTGGTGGTGGCCGTGGGCGGCGGCGGGCTTATGGCGGGAGTCGCGGCCGCCGTGGAGGGCCGGGCCAAAGTGGTGGGCGTCGAGTCCGAAACCACGCCCACCCTGCACGCCGCGCTCGCGGCCGGGACCCCCGTGGACGTGGCCGTCTCGGGGATCGCCGCCGACTCCCTCGGGGCCCGGCAGATCGGCCGGATCGGCTTCGACGTGGCCGTCCGTACCGGCGTCCGCGCCGTGCTGGTCTCCGACGAGGACATCGTGGCCGCCCGCTCCCTGCTGTGGGAGCAGTACCGGATTATCGTGGAGCACGGGGCGGCCACGGCCTTCGCCGCCCTGCACGCCGGCGCCTACGTCCCGGCCGACGGCGAACGCGTGGCCGTGATCCTCTGCGGCGCCAACACGGACCCCGCCACGGTCTGA
- a CDS encoding carbonic anhydrase, with amino-acid sequence MRSAKVMTRKSLIVGSGLGLLALVTGCSRSAAGAAAPSPSASAAPHAWSYDGAEGPEHWGTLSSDFGSCSSGTAQSPIDVGGGSGLSPAPLAVDYSASEGEITDNGHTTELRALTAQGITVGGKQYAFKQMHFHAPSEHTLGGVRHEAEFHFVHQADDGGLAVVGILATVGAANAAWAPFTDGVPAAAGGQKVPAGVVDFPALFPASLDHFAYDGSLTTPPCSKGVRWLLLDTPIELGAGQLATLRAAHAGNSRPVQPLNGRDVVAVDQ; translated from the coding sequence ATGCGCAGCGCCAAAGTAATGACCAGGAAGTCTTTGATAGTTGGATCCGGGCTGGGGCTGCTGGCACTTGTCACCGGCTGCAGCAGGTCCGCCGCCGGGGCCGCGGCACCCTCGCCGTCGGCCTCCGCAGCTCCCCATGCCTGGTCCTACGACGGCGCCGAGGGTCCCGAACACTGGGGCACCTTGAGCTCCGATTTCGGCTCCTGCTCGTCGGGCACCGCCCAGTCCCCCATCGACGTGGGCGGCGGTTCCGGCCTGTCCCCTGCACCGCTCGCCGTCGACTATTCCGCCTCGGAAGGCGAGATCACCGATAACGGCCACACCACCGAACTGCGTGCACTGACGGCCCAGGGCATCACGGTTGGCGGCAAGCAGTACGCCTTCAAGCAGATGCATTTCCACGCCCCGTCCGAGCACACGCTGGGCGGTGTACGGCACGAAGCGGAGTTCCACTTCGTCCACCAGGCCGACGACGGCGGGCTGGCCGTCGTCGGGATCCTCGCCACGGTGGGGGCTGCCAATGCGGCGTGGGCGCCGTTCACGGACGGCGTGCCGGCCGCAGCCGGTGGGCAGAAGGTGCCGGCCGGCGTCGTGGACTTCCCGGCGCTGTTCCCGGCGTCGCTGGACCACTTCGCGTATGACGGCAGCCTGACCACTCCGCCCTGCTCGAAAGGCGTGCGCTGGCTGCTCCTCGACACCCCCATTGAGCTGGGAGCCGGACAGCTTGCCACACTGCGCGCGGCGCACGCGGGCAACAGCCGGCCGGTCCAGCCGCTCAACGGGAGGGACGTCGTCGCGGTGGACCAGTAG
- a CDS encoding hydroxypyruvate isomerase family protein, with translation MTYTVNCSILLTELPLLERPAAAKAAGFDAVEFWWPFDTSVPTDAQATGFENAIKDAGVQLTGLNFNAGNMPGGDRGLVSWPARSTEFLDNIDVVAGIGERLGCKAFNALYGNRVDGESAEKQDAIGAENLAAAAAGVAGIGGTVLLEPVSGAARYPLLTAADALKVIARVKAESGAENIKLLADFYHLAVNGDDVAAVIENHAKDFGHIQIADNPGRGAPGTGELPLGEWIARSRELGYDGYIGLEYKEPAETAFSWAIRQRVAN, from the coding sequence ATGACGTACACAGTGAACTGCTCCATCCTCTTGACGGAGCTTCCCCTGCTCGAGCGCCCCGCAGCCGCAAAGGCTGCCGGCTTTGACGCCGTCGAGTTCTGGTGGCCCTTCGACACCTCCGTCCCCACGGACGCCCAGGCCACCGGGTTTGAGAACGCCATCAAGGATGCCGGCGTACAGCTCACCGGCCTGAACTTCAACGCCGGCAACATGCCGGGCGGTGACCGCGGCCTGGTCTCCTGGCCCGCGCGTTCCACCGAATTCCTGGACAACATCGACGTCGTCGCCGGCATCGGCGAGCGCCTCGGGTGCAAGGCGTTCAACGCCCTCTACGGCAACCGCGTCGACGGCGAATCGGCCGAGAAGCAGGACGCCATCGGCGCCGAAAACCTCGCCGCGGCAGCTGCCGGCGTCGCAGGCATCGGCGGCACCGTCCTCCTCGAACCCGTCAGCGGCGCCGCCAGGTACCCGCTCCTCACGGCAGCGGACGCCCTCAAGGTGATCGCCCGCGTCAAGGCTGAATCCGGCGCAGAGAACATCAAGCTCCTCGCGGACTTCTACCACCTGGCAGTCAACGGGGACGACGTCGCAGCCGTCATCGAAAACCACGCCAAGGACTTCGGCCACATCCAGATTGCCGACAACCCCGGCCGCGGGGCTCCCGGAACCGGCGAGCTTCCCCTCGGCGAATGGATCGCCCGCAGCCGCGAACTCGGCTACGACGGCTACATCGGCCTCGAATACAAGGAACCGGCGGAAACCGCGTTCAGCTGGGCCATCCGCCAGCGCGTCGCCAACTAA
- a CDS encoding glycerate kinase, with protein MRVVIAPDKFKGSLSAPDVASRLSAGLQSAVADLETTLIPVADGGEGTLDAAVGSGFTRRTATVTGPTGQPVRADFAVRGREAVIEMAAASGLALLPSVIQGGGPDSGTATTATSLGTGELIRAALDLGCRQIILGVGGSANTDGGAGVLQGLGAVFLDKEGNELPGGGAALARLDRIDFSGLDVRLEDARFTLASDVDNPLLGSSGAAAIFGPQKGATPSDVVALDAALTNFVLVLAGEIGIRAERAAVAPGAGAAGGVGYIAIAALAAARRPGIDVVLEFTELEQRLAGADLVITGEGSLDEQSLLGKTPMGVARAAARAGIPVIAVCGRSTLSPEQLTEAGFKAVHALTDFESNVEKCMAEAGPLLEELGKHIGVHLPTSAARTDTKENVHV; from the coding sequence ATGCGTGTGGTCATCGCCCCGGACAAGTTCAAGGGCTCGCTGTCCGCCCCCGACGTCGCCAGCCGCCTGAGCGCGGGACTGCAGTCAGCTGTGGCGGACCTTGAGACCACCCTCATTCCGGTGGCCGACGGCGGCGAAGGCACCCTCGATGCCGCCGTCGGCTCCGGTTTCACCCGCCGGACCGCCACCGTCACCGGCCCCACGGGCCAGCCGGTCCGGGCCGACTTCGCGGTCCGCGGCAGGGAGGCCGTGATCGAAATGGCCGCCGCATCCGGGCTCGCGCTGCTGCCCTCCGTCATCCAAGGCGGCGGCCCGGACTCCGGAACGGCCACCACCGCCACCAGCCTGGGCACCGGCGAACTCATCCGCGCCGCCCTGGACCTGGGCTGCCGGCAGATCATCCTGGGCGTTGGCGGCAGCGCCAACACCGACGGCGGCGCCGGCGTCCTGCAGGGCCTCGGCGCGGTCTTCCTCGACAAAGAGGGCAACGAGCTCCCCGGCGGCGGGGCCGCCCTGGCCCGCCTGGACCGGATCGATTTCTCCGGCCTGGACGTCCGGCTGGAGGACGCCCGCTTCACCCTGGCGTCCGACGTCGACAATCCCCTGCTGGGGTCCAGCGGCGCCGCCGCGATCTTCGGACCGCAGAAAGGCGCGACCCCGAGTGACGTCGTCGCCCTCGACGCCGCCCTGACGAATTTCGTCTTGGTCCTTGCCGGCGAGATCGGCATCCGCGCCGAGAGGGCCGCCGTCGCACCCGGTGCAGGAGCAGCCGGAGGGGTCGGCTACATTGCCATCGCGGCGCTGGCCGCGGCACGCAGGCCGGGCATCGACGTCGTCCTCGAATTCACTGAACTGGAGCAGCGGCTGGCCGGCGCGGACCTGGTGATCACCGGCGAAGGAAGCCTGGACGAGCAGAGCCTGCTCGGCAAAACGCCCATGGGTGTGGCCCGCGCCGCGGCACGTGCCGGAATCCCTGTGATTGCCGTCTGCGGCCGCAGTACGCTGAGCCCGGAACAACTCACCGAAGCCGGATTCAAGGCCGTTCACGCCCTGACCGATTTTGAGTCCAATGTAGAAAAATGTATGGCCGAAGCAGGCCCGCTGCTTGAAGAATTAGGTAAGCACATCGGCGTGCACCTGCCTACGAGTGCAGCGCGTACCGACACCAAGGAGAACGTCCATGTCTGA
- a CDS encoding helix-turn-helix transcriptional regulator has translation MGQSAEFGKFLKAMRSRLTPEQAGIAATSGGRRVPGLRREEIARLADVSTDYYTRLEQGRNIHPSRAVMDSVARALRLDPGEQAHMFDLLENCAKSQHSPIPEQGVRPALRQLLDAVGNVPALVLGRRTDVLAGNRLAFLLLADFPAMPAAERNLTRWVFLDPRSHDLFRDWETVAAEAVGTLRADIGRHPNDPQANQLVGELAVHSERFRQWWAGHRLATGSAGSVRLHHPVVGDLELNFEDLTLPDDPDQVLRVYSAKPDSPSADSLTLLGSFGAEVPAAAEASRATENTDASGASTAP, from the coding sequence ATGGGTCAGAGCGCGGAGTTTGGAAAGTTCCTGAAGGCTATGCGGTCGCGGCTGACGCCGGAGCAGGCCGGGATAGCCGCGACCTCCGGTGGCAGGCGTGTCCCCGGGCTGCGACGCGAGGAAATCGCGCGCCTGGCGGACGTGAGCACCGACTACTACACCCGGCTCGAACAAGGCCGGAACATCCACCCCTCCCGGGCGGTGATGGATTCAGTGGCGCGGGCCCTGCGCCTGGATCCTGGCGAGCAGGCGCACATGTTCGACCTTCTGGAGAACTGCGCGAAGTCCCAGCATTCACCCATTCCGGAACAGGGTGTTCGGCCGGCGCTCCGCCAACTCCTGGATGCCGTGGGCAACGTTCCCGCCCTGGTCCTGGGCCGGCGCACAGACGTTCTGGCCGGCAACCGCCTGGCGTTCCTTCTGCTTGCCGATTTCCCGGCCATGCCGGCAGCGGAGCGGAACCTCACCCGATGGGTTTTCCTCGATCCACGCTCCCACGATCTCTTCCGGGACTGGGAGACCGTGGCGGCCGAAGCTGTCGGGACCCTGCGCGCGGATATCGGCCGCCACCCCAACGACCCCCAGGCCAATCAACTCGTCGGCGAACTCGCAGTGCACAGCGAACGCTTCCGCCAATGGTGGGCCGGACACCGGCTGGCCACGGGGTCCGCAGGCAGCGTTCGGCTGCACCATCCCGTCGTCGGGGACCTGGAACTGAACTTCGAAGACCTGACGCTTCCCGACGATCCCGACCAGGTGCTGCGGGTGTATTCGGCGAAGCCGGACTCGCCGTCGGCTGATTCCCTGACCCTGCTCGGCAGCTTCGGTGCCGAAGTGCCGGCCGCTGCGGAAGCCTCACGGGCAACGGAGAACACAGACGCTTCCGGCGCCAGCACGGCGCCCTGA
- a CDS encoding 2-hydroxy-3-oxopropionate reductase, translated as MSRSRVSTSSTTGTRTTTQTFSKGTTMSNVAVIGLGIMGLPMAINLVKAGHAVTGFNRSQDKIDKLVSEGGQGATSIADAVKDADVVITMVPDSPDVEGVVSGKDGVFANAKKGTLWIDASSIRPDVAKRLSEEATVAGIRPLDAPVSGGEQGAINAALSIMVGGEAADFEAAQDVLNAVGKTIVHVGPSGSGQTVKAANQLIVAVNIQVLGEAIAFLEAYGVDTDAALKVLGGGLAGSKVLDQKGQKMLDRNFDPGFRLALHHKDLGIVTSAAREANVAVPLGAVVAQLVAATVNQGDGGLDHSGLFKQVLQLSGRK; from the coding sequence CTGTCGAGATCCAGGGTTTCGACAAGCTCAACCACCGGCACCCGCACCACCACACAGACTTTCAGTAAAGGAACCACAATGAGCAACGTTGCAGTCATCGGGCTCGGAATCATGGGCCTGCCCATGGCCATCAACCTCGTCAAAGCCGGCCACGCCGTCACCGGCTTCAACCGCAGCCAGGACAAGATCGACAAGCTCGTCTCCGAGGGCGGCCAGGGTGCCACGAGCATCGCGGACGCCGTCAAGGACGCCGACGTCGTCATCACCATGGTGCCGGACTCCCCTGACGTCGAGGGCGTAGTCAGCGGCAAGGACGGCGTCTTCGCCAACGCGAAGAAGGGCACCTTGTGGATCGACGCCAGCAGCATCCGCCCGGATGTCGCCAAGCGCCTCTCCGAGGAAGCAACCGTAGCCGGCATCCGCCCCCTCGACGCCCCGGTCTCCGGCGGCGAACAGGGCGCCATCAACGCCGCACTCTCCATCATGGTGGGCGGCGAGGCAGCAGACTTCGAGGCAGCACAGGATGTCCTGAACGCCGTCGGCAAGACCATCGTCCACGTCGGCCCGTCCGGCTCCGGCCAGACCGTCAAGGCAGCCAACCAGCTGATCGTCGCCGTCAACATCCAGGTCCTCGGCGAGGCCATCGCCTTCCTCGAGGCCTATGGCGTGGACACCGACGCCGCCCTCAAGGTCCTCGGCGGCGGCCTGGCCGGCTCCAAGGTCCTCGACCAGAAGGGCCAGAAGATGCTGGACCGCAACTTCGACCCCGGCTTCCGCCTGGCCCTCCACCACAAGGACCTCGGCATCGTCACCTCGGCAGCCCGCGAAGCCAACGTCGCCGTCCCGCTCGGCGCCGTCGTCGCACAGCTCGTCGCCGCAACCGTCAACCAGGGCGACGGCGGCCTCGACCACTCCGGCCTCTTCAAGCAGGTCCTGCAGCTCAGCGGCCGCAAGTAG
- a CDS encoding CsbD family protein: MGLGDRIHNAAERLHGKGKKAAGEVSGNDRMRAEGKARAVRADLKQAGEKIRHAFKRH, encoded by the coding sequence ATGGGTTTGGGTGACAGGATCCACAACGCCGCGGAGAGGCTTCACGGCAAGGGAAAGAAGGCCGCCGGTGAGGTCAGCGGAAACGACCGCATGAGGGCAGAAGGCAAGGCCCGCGCAGTCCGGGCCGACCTCAAGCAAGCGGGCGAAAAGATCAGGCACGCCTTCAAGCGGCACTAA
- a CDS encoding NADPH-dependent F420 reductase — MRNIPTGAGVSPDMTTIGIIGAGHIGSEVARKAVELGYDVVISNSRGPETLAALVAELGPRARAATPAEAAAAGDFAVVTIPFRSLGSIPVEPLAGKIVIDTGNYYWKRDGHVPALDDGETTSSALLQEHLPTSKVAKGFNHIRYSEITTDGTPPRTPNRRALVTASDHAEASELVTKLYDEFGFDTVNLGPLSESWRAEPGRPANVVRQNAAELSETLAKAPRTV, encoded by the coding sequence ATGCGAAATATCCCCACGGGCGCCGGTGTTTCCCCGGATATGACAACCATCGGAATCATCGGCGCAGGACACATTGGCAGCGAGGTTGCCCGCAAAGCGGTGGAACTCGGCTACGACGTGGTGATCAGCAATTCGCGCGGCCCCGAAACGCTGGCCGCACTCGTGGCGGAACTGGGACCCCGTGCCCGGGCCGCGACGCCGGCCGAAGCAGCAGCGGCGGGCGATTTCGCCGTCGTGACCATTCCTTTCAGGAGCCTCGGCAGCATCCCTGTGGAGCCGCTCGCGGGGAAGATCGTGATCGATACCGGCAACTACTACTGGAAGCGCGACGGCCATGTTCCGGCCCTCGACGACGGCGAAACCACGTCCTCCGCGCTGTTGCAGGAACACCTGCCCACGTCCAAGGTGGCGAAGGGCTTCAACCACATCCGGTACAGCGAGATCACGACGGACGGCACGCCTCCCCGCACCCCGAACCGCCGCGCCCTGGTCACCGCGAGCGACCACGCCGAGGCCAGCGAGCTCGTGACGAAGCTATATGACGAGTTCGGCTTCGACACGGTGAACCTCGGCCCGCTCTCCGAGAGCTGGCGCGCGGAGCCGGGCCGTCCGGCGAATGTGGTGCGGCAGAACGCTGCTGAACTCAGCGAGACCCTGGCCAAGGCGCCGCGGACCGTCTAA
- a CDS encoding RDD family protein — MARAAGPPAVAATREVKPAGVWRRLLALLLDYVVILAWMAFLGFLSFLTHVVMGSLPDTLGTLGPLGSQVLYFFLLTFVVGVYLYRCESGPHHSTWGKRRLGLAVVGVDGAAPSRSRILVRTVVKLLPWEAAHFFVWQMMWTFYQHGYDAAPPVWIFLGLQASTAAALVYIAMVVFTGRGPHDRAAGTVVV, encoded by the coding sequence GTGGCACGTGCTGCAGGGCCTCCGGCGGTGGCCGCAACAAGGGAAGTCAAGCCGGCCGGAGTATGGCGGCGGCTGCTCGCCTTGCTGCTCGACTACGTCGTTATCCTCGCGTGGATGGCTTTCCTGGGGTTTCTCTCGTTCCTGACCCATGTCGTCATGGGATCTCTGCCGGACACCCTTGGAACCCTTGGGCCGCTCGGCAGCCAGGTGCTGTACTTCTTTCTGCTGACCTTCGTTGTTGGTGTCTATCTGTATCGCTGCGAGTCGGGTCCGCACCATTCAACCTGGGGCAAGCGCCGGCTGGGGCTGGCGGTGGTGGGTGTCGACGGCGCGGCTCCTTCCCGCAGCCGGATCCTGGTCCGCACAGTGGTGAAGTTGCTGCCGTGGGAGGCAGCCCATTTCTTCGTGTGGCAGATGATGTGGACGTTCTACCAGCATGGCTATGATGCCGCGCCGCCCGTGTGGATTTTTCTGGGGTTGCAGGCTTCAACTGCCGCGGCATTGGTATACATCGCCATGGTGGTGTTCACAGGCCGTGGACCGCACGATCGCGCGGCCGGGACGGTGGTGGTCTGA
- the allB gene encoding allantoinase AllB, which translates to MSEETTPAAGAFDLVIRGQRILTTAGITAREVGIRGGVIVAIEPLGNGLTGTQVIDLADDETLIPGLVDTHVHVNEPGRTEWEGFASATRAAAAGGVTTIIDMPLNSIPPTTTVENLKLKREVAEDQAFVDVGFWGGAVPGNKKDLRGLHDEGVFGFKCFLLHSGVDEFPHLEADEMEEDMAELKSFDSLMIVHAEDSHAIDRAPHPGGDHYETFLASRPRGAENKAIAEVIERARWTGARAHILHLSSSDALPMIASAKRDGVHLTVETCPHYLTLMAEEIPDGATAYKCCPPIREASNRELLWKGLQDGTIDCIVSDHSPSTLDLKDLENGDFAVAWGGVSSLQLGLSLIWTEARHRGITLEQVVSWMAEKPAALARLHNKGQLALGYDADFSIFAPDDAFVVDVTKLKHKNPITPYDGKALSGVVRKTFLRGNEIDGRTPSGKLIRRGGV; encoded by the coding sequence ATGTCTGAAGAAACCACCCCGGCGGCCGGCGCGTTTGACCTGGTCATCCGCGGCCAGCGCATCCTCACCACTGCCGGCATCACAGCCCGCGAAGTGGGCATCCGAGGCGGCGTGATCGTCGCCATCGAACCGCTCGGCAACGGCCTCACCGGCACACAGGTCATCGACCTGGCCGACGACGAAACCCTCATCCCCGGCCTCGTGGACACGCACGTCCACGTCAACGAGCCCGGCCGCACCGAGTGGGAGGGCTTCGCGTCCGCCACCCGGGCCGCCGCCGCGGGCGGCGTCACCACCATCATCGACATGCCGCTGAACTCCATCCCGCCCACCACCACGGTGGAGAACCTCAAGCTCAAGCGCGAGGTGGCCGAGGACCAGGCGTTTGTGGACGTCGGTTTCTGGGGCGGCGCGGTGCCGGGCAACAAGAAGGACCTCCGCGGCCTGCATGACGAAGGTGTGTTCGGCTTCAAGTGCTTCCTGCTCCACTCCGGCGTGGACGAGTTCCCGCACCTCGAAGCGGACGAGATGGAGGAGGACATGGCCGAGCTCAAGTCCTTCGACTCCCTCATGATCGTCCACGCCGAGGACTCCCACGCGATCGACCGCGCCCCGCACCCAGGCGGCGACCACTACGAAACGTTCCTGGCCTCCCGCCCGCGCGGCGCCGAGAACAAGGCCATCGCCGAGGTCATCGAGCGCGCCCGCTGGACCGGCGCCCGCGCCCACATCCTGCACCTGTCTTCCTCCGATGCGCTGCCCATGATCGCGAGCGCAAAGCGCGACGGCGTCCACCTCACCGTGGAGACGTGCCCGCACTACCTCACCCTGATGGCCGAGGAAATCCCCGACGGCGCCACCGCCTACAAGTGCTGCCCGCCGATCCGCGAGGCGTCCAACCGCGAGCTGCTCTGGAAGGGCCTGCAGGACGGCACCATCGATTGCATCGTCTCGGACCACTCCCCCTCCACACTGGATCTGAAGGACCTGGAAAACGGCGACTTCGCCGTGGCCTGGGGCGGCGTCTCCTCGCTGCAGCTGGGGCTGTCCCTGATCTGGACCGAGGCCCGGCACCGCGGCATCACCCTGGAACAGGTGGTTTCCTGGATGGCTGAGAAGCCCGCCGCTTTGGCCCGCCTGCACAACAAAGGCCAGCTGGCCCTCGGTTACGACGCGGACTTCTCCATCTTCGCGCCGGACGATGCGTTCGTCGTCGACGTCACCAAGCTCAAGCACAAGAACCCCATCACGCCCTACGACGGCAAGGCGCTCTCCGGCGTCGTCCGCAAAACGTTCCTTCGCGGCAACGAGATCGACGGCCGCACGCCCAGCGGCAAGCTGATCCGCCGCGGCGGCGTCTGA